TCGGCGAACGTGGTCGCCTACACCTCGATGGAGAAGAAGGGGGTCCTGATCGGGTGGGGGCGCTGGATGCGCCTCGCCATCCCGCCCACCCTGGTGGCCCTCGTCATCTGTAACCTGGGAATAGCGATCAAGCTCTGGCTGCGGTTCTGGTAGGGGGGGCCATGCGAGTGCTCTTTTGCGTGGATGGGTCGGGCCTGGCCCTGCAGGCGGCGGCGGGTGCAGCCCGGCTCCTGAAAGGCCTCCGGCCCGAGGCGACGGTGCTGCATGTCCTCCCGGAGGTGGACGATCGCCTGCGCCACTACGAGCGGCTGCACGAGGAGGAGCTGCGGGACATCGAGCGCCAGTTCGGCGCCAAGGGTCCTTCCCCGGACACGGCGACGGGCGATGCCCAGGAGGCCCTCCGCCGGGAAGGCCTCGAGGCGGCCCGGAAGCTGCGCTCGGGGGAGCCTGTGGAACAAATCGTGCAGGAGGCCCGTGAGGGGGCGTACGACCTGGTCGTGGTAGGATCGCACGGAAGAACCGGCCTCACGAGCCTCCTCCTGGGGAGCGTGAGCCGGGGGGTCGTGGAGCGCTCGGCAGCCCCGGTGCTGGTCGTAAAGGCGCGGCCGGCCTGAGGCCGCGGGGACGCCATGGGAGGACGGGAGACGGTCGGGACCATCCTACGGGAGCGCCGGGAGGCGAAGGGGCTGACCCGGGAGCAGGCCGCCGAGGCCACCCGGATCAAGCCGGTCTTCCTTCAGGCGATGGAGGAGGACGACTACCGGTTCCTCCCCGATGAGCTGTACGTCGTCCGCTTCCTCCACGAGTACGCCGCCTTCCTCGGCCTGGACGCCACCGGCCTCGGGAGCCAGTTCCTCAAGCAGGTCAGCCATGCCCAGGCGGCGGGGACGGCCGGCCTCGCCGCCAAAGAGCCGGTCCGGCTCTCGGTCCGCCGCCTCTTCCCCGCTGCCGTGGTCCTGCTCGCCGCGGTGCCGGCCCTGGTCATCGGCTACTCCCTCTACACGCAGGGGGGAAGGCCCACCCCCTCCCGGCCCGTGCCCACCCGCGCCGCCGCCGGTGCGCCGGCGGAGCCCGCCGTCCTCCCCCCGCCCCCCGCGAAGATGCCCGCCATCCCCGCCCCGGGCCCGGAGGGGCACCTCCTCCGCATCCAGGCCACCGATGTCACCTGGCTGACCGTGACCATTGACGGGCGGGAGGTCCGGGATGTGCTGCTGCGGCCCGGGGACACGGTCCAGTGGCGGGCGCGGGACCGCTACCACATTACGGTCGGTAATGCGGGCGGCATCCACCTTACGCTCAACGGCCAGGCCCTCCCCCCGCTCGGTCGCCCCGGCCAGGTCCTCCGCAACGTCCCCATTCCTCCTGCCGCCGAGGCTGCCCTGGAGTAAGCTTCCTTCGGGAGAGCCTGGCTCTCCCCCCGCCGGCGAGAGACGAGCGGATCGGGACGAGCCAGGGTATACTGCCCCCATGGGGTTCCTGGTCCGGGTTCTGGTGAACGCGCTCGCAATCCTCGTTGCCGCCGGGGTGGTCCCGGGGATCGAGCTCAGCGGGGCCGGGGCGGCCCTGGGGGCGGGCCTCGTCCTCGGCCTCATCAATGCGCTCATCCGCCCCATCCTCCTGCTCCTGACCCTCCCGCTGACCCTTCTCACCCTCGGCCTCTTCCTCTTCGTCCTGAACGCCTTCTGCCTGTGGCTCACCTCGACCCTGGTGAAGGGGTTTGTGGTCCAGGGCTTCGGGGCGGCGCTCCTCGGCGCCCTCTTGGTCAGCGGGGTGAGCTGGCTCCTGACCGCCTTCCTCAGCGACCGGGGGCAGATCGTCGTGATCACCCGCCGGCCGCCGCCCGATACGGACAGGGCCTAGTTGCGCCCCGGATCGGACACCAGGGCCCATCAGCCGCGCGCCGGGCGCGCTACTCTGGCTCTCCTCCCGAGGGCCGCCCCAGCAGCTCGGTGACCCTTTCCAGCCCCTGCTCCCGGCGGACCTGCGCCACGAAGGCGCCGATCTGGTCCCCCCGCTCCCTCGGCAGGTCCACGAAGCTCAGTCCCATCCCCTGGGGGTAGCTCCGGCCCGGCTCGGGATTGCTCCAGATCACCCGGCCCAGGACCCGGAACGGCTCGGGGACGCCCGGGAGATGGAACCGGACGGTGAGGGTCCGATTCACCGGCAGGGGCTCGGCCGTGCGGATGAAGACCCCTCGGCAGCTCAAATTCGCCGCTCGCCTGCCCCGGACGGCCTCTGCATCGACCTGGACTTCCGGCGCGTCCCGGGCATCCGGCTGCCCCTTCCTGGTCACGACGGCCTCGACGAAGGCCCGAGCGAGCGTCTGCCCGAAGGCGATTCCATGGGGGACCACCGTCCCCCCGGGATTCGCCGGCTCCGGCTTCCCCACCCAGACAACGTGACCGGTCCGGGAGGCCTCGCCCACCTGGGTGTCGAGCTGCACAGCGAGCTGGCTCCCCGGAGGCAGCGCCCGGGAGAGCAGCAGAAGCGTGCCCCCTTCGCTCAGATTCCGGGTCTTCCCCTCCAGTTCCTGCGGCGCTCCGCCGGGGTCCTGGAGCCGGCAGAGCGCCCGCAGGAACGCCCGGAACCGGGCGGACTGGCGCTTGCGGGCCTGGGGAGCCTGCGGGGAGCTCGGAGGAGGGGAGACCGCGCTAGCCATGGGCACCCTGGACAGCCAGCTGGCCGATGAGGCGCTCCCAGCGGAGCCGGTCGCCGTGGCGGTGGAGCTGCGTGAGGGTGATTCCCGCCCTGTCGTTGTCGACCGTCTTTTGGATCCAGGCGATGCGACCCCCGCCCTCGACTGACCCGAAAGGGGTCTCCACCCGAACGTGGATGTCGCTCCCGGGGGTCGGTGGCTCCTCAAGGATGAGCAGGAGCCCCGCGCTGGAGATGTTCACCGTCTCGGCGGGGAGCCCCTGCGCCCCCCGCCGTTCTGCCCACCACGCCGGCAGGCAGGTCGTGTAGCGGGGATGGCGGCGGCTGGAGGGGGAAAAGGCCCCAGCTTGGGGAGGGCCGCCGCCAACGAGTTCCTGGCGGCGCAAGGTTCGCGGGGGGCTTCTTCTGGGCGGTGGCGAGCCGGGTCCCGGAGGGGGTCGGTCGGCCCTGGGGGCCGCTCCTTCCGCCGTGAGCCGCCTCAAGCGGAGCCGGTCTTCCTCCGTGAGGGGCGCCTCCGCCCGGCACATCGGGCAGACAACGGTCCGCCGGGTGAAGTACTGGGTGGGGTGCCCCCGGATCTGGAAGCCGCAGGAGGGGCAGCGGAGGATCTCCTCCATCGACCCAATCCTTGCCCCTGGTCTTAGGGCTGGAGGTGGTGCACCTCGCGAAGGCAAGCCCGGTACAGGCGGTCGTACTCGTCCCCATGGCCGCTTCTGGCGTTGAGACCCAGCCGGCCAGCGCGGGCCCGCTCCTTGAACTCCCGGTCGGCGCAGTTCTCGGCCGGGAGGTTCCGCGTCTCCTCAACTTGCGCAACCGGAACCGGATTCACAGAGCCTGGCAGCGCCTGGGCATGGGCAGGCCGGGAGCCGCTGAGCAGCAAGCCGAAAACCACCCCAAACAGCACGGCGAACACCGCAGCACCCTCCTCCCCCGTCCTGTGGAGCCTCTCGCTTGGCGGGGGGCTCTGCTGTTCCAGCCAGGAAGGGTGCAGCCCGCGTGCCAGACTGGGCGGCCCCGCGCTTACAGGCCTGGAGCCAGGCCTGTCTGCCCGCACCGGGGCTAGATCCAGGGGGTGATGGCGGGGAAGGCGACGACGTGGGTGGGGAGGGCGACCACCCGGACGCGGGACCGGGGCTCCAGGTACAGGGTGGAGGCCTGGTTGCTGTGGAGCATCATGCCGGAGGGGAGGCTGACGGTGAAGAGGTTGTCGGCCCCCCGGAACTGGCGCGAGGCCACGATGGCGTTCCCCTCGACGTCGGGGATGAGGTCAATGTCGTCGGGGCGGATCATGACCTCGACCTTCGCGCCGAGGGGGAACCCGGGCCGGTTCGGCAGGATGCCGATCTCCGTGGCGATCCCTTCCTCCGTCACCATCCCCGGGAGGAAGTCGGCCTTGCCCACGAAGTGGGCGACGAACCGGGTCGCCGGCAGGTGGTAGATCTCCTCGGGGCGATCGAGCTGTTCCAGGTGCCCCCGGTTCAGGACCCCGACCCGGTCGGCGATCATGAAGGCCTCCTCCTGGTCGTGGGTTACGAACAGGGTGGTGCTTCCCGTCTGGCGCAGGATCAGGTGGAGGTCCTGCCGCACCTGGGCGCGCATGTCGGCGTCCAGGTTGCTGAGCGGCTCGTCCAGGAGGAGGATGGCCGGCCGGGGGGCCAAGGCCCGGCCGAGGGCCACCCGCTGCTGCTGCCCCCCTGAGAGCTCGTGGGGGAAGCGGCTGGCCAGCTCCCGCAGACCGACCAGGACCAGCACCTCCTCCAGCCGCTCCGCTTTGGCCTTCGGCTCCATGCCCGCCAGGCCGAAGCCGATGTTGCTCTCCACGGTCAGGTGAGGGAACAGGGCATAGTCCTGGAAGACCATCCCCACCCCCCGGCGCTCCGGAGCCAGCCCCCAGGGCCCGTCGGCGACGAGCTTCCCCGCGATCTCGATCTTGCCGGTGTCGGCCCGCTCGAATCCGGCGATGAGCCGGAGGGTCGTGGTCTTGCCGCAGCCGCTCGGGCCCAGGAGGGCGAGGATCTCCCCGTGCTCCACCTCCAGGGTGAGCTGGTCCACGGCCGGGAGATCCTCCGGGCGGTATCGCTTGGTGACGTGGTCCAGCCGGATGACGCTCACGGACCCTCCGCCCGCCACGGGGGCGGGGCGGCTCAGGAGTAGCACGGGCCCCTCCGCCTGGCAACGGGGCCGCGCGCCTCAGGGGAGCGCGATCAGGCGGCGCCCGGC
The window above is part of the Candidatus Methylomirabilis sp. genome. Proteins encoded here:
- a CDS encoding PilZ domain-containing protein, which produces MASAVSPPPSSPQAPQARKRQSARFRAFLRALCRLQDPGGAPQELEGKTRNLSEGGTLLLLSRALPPGSQLAVQLDTQVGEASRTGHVVWVGKPEPANPGGTVVPHGIAFGQTLARAFVEAVVTRKGQPDARDAPEVQVDAEAVRGRRAANLSCRGVFIRTAEPLPVNRTLTVRFHLPGVPEPFRVLGRVIWSNPEPGRSYPQGMGLSFVDLPRERGDQIGAFVAQVRREQGLERVTELLGRPSGGEPE
- a CDS encoding phage holin family protein; protein product: MGFLVRVLVNALAILVAAGVVPGIELSGAGAALGAGLVLGLINALIRPILLLLTLPLTLLTLGLFLFVLNAFCLWLTSTLVKGFVVQGFGAALLGALLVSGVSWLLTAFLSDRGQIVVITRRPPPDTDRA
- a CDS encoding ABC transporter ATP-binding protein, which encodes MSVIRLDHVTKRYRPEDLPAVDQLTLEVEHGEILALLGPSGCGKTTTLRLIAGFERADTGKIEIAGKLVADGPWGLAPERRGVGMVFQDYALFPHLTVESNIGFGLAGMEPKAKAERLEEVLVLVGLRELASRFPHELSGGQQQRVALGRALAPRPAILLLDEPLSNLDADMRAQVRQDLHLILRQTGSTTLFVTHDQEEAFMIADRVGVLNRGHLEQLDRPEEIYHLPATRFVAHFVGKADFLPGMVTEEGIATEIGILPNRPGFPLGAKVEVMIRPDDIDLIPDVEGNAIVASRQFRGADNLFTVSLPSGMMLHSNQASTLYLEPRSRVRVVALPTHVVAFPAITPWI
- a CDS encoding RodZ domain-containing protein; protein product: MGGRETVGTILRERREAKGLTREQAAEATRIKPVFLQAMEEDDYRFLPDELYVVRFLHEYAAFLGLDATGLGSQFLKQVSHAQAAGTAGLAAKEPVRLSVRRLFPAAVVLLAAVPALVIGYSLYTQGGRPTPSRPVPTRAAAGAPAEPAVLPPPPAKMPAIPAPGPEGHLLRIQATDVTWLTVTIDGREVRDVLLRPGDTVQWRARDRYHITVGNAGGIHLTLNGQALPPLGRPGQVLRNVPIPPAAEAALE
- a CDS encoding universal stress protein — translated: MRVLFCVDGSGLALQAAAGAARLLKGLRPEATVLHVLPEVDDRLRHYERLHEEELRDIERQFGAKGPSPDTATGDAQEALRREGLEAARKLRSGEPVEQIVQEAREGAYDLVVVGSHGRTGLTSLLLGSVSRGVVERSAAPVLVVKARPA
- a CDS encoding PilZ domain-containing protein → MEEILRCPSCGFQIRGHPTQYFTRRTVVCPMCRAEAPLTEEDRLRLRRLTAEGAAPRADRPPPGPGSPPPRRSPPRTLRRQELVGGGPPQAGAFSPSSRRHPRYTTCLPAWWAERRGAQGLPAETVNISSAGLLLILEEPPTPGSDIHVRVETPFGSVEGGGRIAWIQKTVDNDRAGITLTQLHRHGDRLRWERLIGQLAVQGAHG